One genomic region from Nocardia vinacea encodes:
- a CDS encoding rhodanese-like domain-containing protein, which yields MTYAGDITPQQAWELLQDNPEAVLVDVRTEAEWRFVGVPDTTSIERPTVLIEWVDSNGARNGEFVEQLTKALEGRDPAAPVVFLCRSGQRSIGAAVAATGAGIAPSFNVLEGFEGPIDELGHRGGSGWRAIGLPWRQS from the coding sequence ATGACATATGCCGGTGACATCACCCCACAGCAGGCGTGGGAGTTGTTGCAAGACAATCCCGAAGCCGTCTTGGTAGACGTGCGCACCGAGGCCGAATGGCGTTTCGTCGGTGTGCCGGATACGACTTCGATCGAACGGCCGACGGTGCTGATCGAATGGGTCGACAGCAACGGCGCCCGCAACGGTGAGTTCGTCGAGCAGTTGACCAAGGCGCTGGAGGGTCGCGATCCGGCGGCGCCCGTCGTCTTCCTCTGTCGCTCCGGACAGCGTTCCATCGGTGCGGCGGTCGCCGCGACCGGGGCAGGCATCGCCCCGTCGTTCAATGTGCTGGAGGGCTTCGAAGGCCCGATCGATGAGCTCGGACATCGCGGCGGCTCCGGCTGGCGCGCCATCGGCCTGCCCTGGCGGCAGTCATGA